The following proteins come from a genomic window of Candidatus Dormiibacterota bacterium:
- a CDS encoding cytochrome ubiquinol oxidase subunit I, protein MIPPALDVPTPDWPVVGDQVPIAVLFTVHIAIAEFSLGVITLAPILEAWGAGSGGERAARLARQLARAYYLLFSLGATLGVFAVTALIGLWGNQIGTLVNRFLPLIGVAFGTFLVLTPLLILYENSFGRMPGRRHVSLGVAVAALQTLFMVCIVAIDAHLINPGPAGLLGGARNPVYWGLLLHRLVGNVSWAALFVAAYAVLRLRRATDEGERAYRAWSAGVLLRIGTATLVLMPVLGFVIMLTLRGSARGFLDNLVRGDAAWLFVIQSALLGVLFVGANLALALETRRQRARMDTTGRLAIAVATGGAVVGLLPAQVLTESIYGLRYAGLLAAVLATLAHLVVRTLPRRPASAPAPAPGAEAALPFAGPSARAAVGVVGVVAAVLSLYMGFMKEQARGPYAIYGEMTQHDAHGVYNPGNTYP, encoded by the coding sequence GTGATCCCCCCGGCGCTCGACGTCCCCACCCCCGACTGGCCGGTCGTCGGGGACCAGGTACCGATCGCCGTCCTCTTCACCGTCCACATCGCGATCGCCGAGTTCAGCCTGGGGGTCATCACCCTGGCGCCGATCCTCGAGGCCTGGGGTGCGGGCAGCGGCGGCGAGCGCGCCGCGCGGCTGGCGCGTCAGCTGGCCCGGGCGTACTACCTGCTCTTCAGCCTCGGGGCCACGCTCGGAGTGTTCGCGGTCACCGCACTGATCGGCCTGTGGGGGAACCAGATCGGCACCCTGGTCAACCGCTTCCTGCCGCTCATCGGCGTCGCCTTCGGCACCTTCCTGGTGCTGACCCCGCTCCTGATCCTCTACGAGAACAGCTTCGGGCGGATGCCCGGGCGTCGCCACGTCAGCCTCGGCGTCGCCGTCGCCGCACTGCAGACCCTGTTCATGGTCTGCATCGTCGCCATCGACGCCCACCTCATCAACCCCGGGCCGGCCGGCCTGCTCGGCGGGGCTCGCAACCCGGTGTACTGGGGGCTGCTGCTCCACCGGCTGGTGGGCAACGTGAGCTGGGCCGCGTTGTTCGTCGCCGCCTATGCGGTGCTGCGCCTGCGCCGCGCCACCGACGAGGGCGAGCGCGCCTACCGCGCCTGGAGCGCCGGGGTGCTGCTGCGCATCGGCACCGCCACCCTGGTGCTGATGCCGGTGCTCGGCTTCGTCATCATGCTCACCCTGCGCGGCAGCGCCCGCGGCTTCCTCGACAACCTGGTCCGCGGTGATGCCGCCTGGCTCTTCGTGATCCAGTCGGCGCTGCTCGGGGTGCTCTTCGTCGGTGCCAACCTCGCCCTCGCCCTGGAGACGCGCCGGCAGCGGGCTCGCATGGACACGACCGGGCGGCTGGCCATCGCCGTCGCCACCGGCGGCGCGGTGGTGGGGCTGCTGCCCGCGCAGGTGCTCACCGAGTCGATCTACGGGCTGCGCTACGCCGGCCTGCTCGCGGCGGTGCTGGCGACGCTCGCCCACCTGGTGGTGCGCACCCTGCCGCGGCGGCCGGCCTCGGCGCCCGCCCCGGCGCCCGGCGCCGAGGCGGCGCTGCCCTTCGCCGGCCCCTCGGCGCGGGCGGCGGTCGGCGTCGTCGGGGTCGTCGCCGCGGTGCTCTCGCTCTACATGGGCTTCATGAAGGAGCAGGCGCGCGGCCCCTACGCGATCTATGGCGAGATGACCCAGCACGACGCCCACGGCGTCTACAACCCGGGGAACACGTACCCGTGA
- a CDS encoding Rieske (2Fe-2S) protein, whose product MTRYSRRRALITGTALGSAAIGLMLSIPAIGFVISPLFTTRRHSWVRVTTLDRVPLDTPTPFTVSVPINQGPPSEPVDRIVYVVRRRSGEVHVLSNTCSHMQCNVHWDPKLGNAGQFLCPCHGGLYDITGLNVGGPPPSPLPPWRHRISTLPDGTRLLEIENSYGESI is encoded by the coding sequence ATGACGCGATACAGCCGGCGCAGGGCGCTCATCACCGGGACCGCGCTGGGCTCGGCGGCGATCGGGCTGATGCTCTCCATCCCGGCGATCGGCTTCGTCATCAGCCCGCTCTTCACCACCCGGCGACACTCGTGGGTCCGCGTGACCACGCTCGATCGCGTGCCCCTGGACACGCCCACACCCTTCACCGTGTCGGTGCCCATCAACCAGGGGCCGCCCAGCGAACCGGTCGACCGCATCGTGTACGTGGTCCGGCGGCGCAGCGGCGAGGTCCACGTCCTCTCCAACACCTGCAGCCACATGCAGTGCAACGTGCACTGGGACCCGAAGCTCGGGAACGCCGGGCAGTTCCTCTGCCCCTGCCATGGCGGCCTGTACGACATCACCGGCCTCAACGTCGGTGGCCCGCCCCCGTCGCCGCTGCCGCCCTGGCGGCATCGCATCAGCACGCTTCCGGATGGGACCAGGCTCCTGGAGATCGAGAACAGCTACGGGGAGAGCATCTGA